AAATCTGGGGTTCCATTTTGGCGGTTATTGCAAGCGTTTTATCTGAGACAAGCATAAAGCCGGAACAAATTGAAGGAATCGGCATCACCAACCAGCGTGAAACGACAGTTGTATGGGATAAAGAGACAGGTGAGCCGGTTTACAATGCAATCGTTTGGCAATCAAGGCAGACTGCCGGTATCTGTGATGAATTAAAAGGCCAGGGACTTCATGATACATTCAGGGATAAAACAGGTTTATTGATTGATGCATACTTTTCAGGGACGAAAGTGAAATGGATCCTTGATAATATTGAAGGCGCAAGGGAAAAGGCGGACGCAGGCAAATTATTGTTCGGGACAATTGATACTTGGTTGATCTGGAAAATGTCAGGCGGGGCTTCCCATGTGACAGATTACTCCAATGCGTCCCGTACGCTGATGTATAACATCCATGAGCTGAAATGGGATGAAGAGCTTCTTGACATCCTCGGGGTGCCTGCAAGCATGCTTCCGGAGGTCCGTCCCTCATCAGAAGTTTATGGGAAGACGGTTCCGTATCATTTCTTCGGAAGAGAGATTCCGATTGCCGGAGCGGCAGGGGATCAGCAGGCCGCCTTGTTTGGACAGGCCTGTTATGAAGAGGGGATGGCAAAGAATACGTATGGAACGGGCTGTTTCATGTTGATGAACACCGGTGAAAAAGCCGTAAAGTCTGAGAACGGTTTACTGACGACTCTGGCATGGGGGATCGACGGTAAAGTGGAATATGCCCTTGAAGGAAGCATCTTCGTTGCCGGTTCTGCCATCCAGTGGCTCCGTGACGGTCTCCGGATGCTGAAGGATGCCAAAGACAGTCAAAGCTATGCGGAAAGAGTCGACTCTACAGACGGTGTATATGTTGTCCCGGCATTCGTCGGCCTTGGGACCCCTTACTGGGACAGTGATGTACGGGGAGCAGTATTCGGTTTGACGAGGGGGACGTCGAAAGAACATTTTGTAAGGGCGACGCTTGAATCACTCGCGTATCAAACGAAGGATGTGCTGACGGCAATGGAAGCTGATTCAGGCATTTCCCTCAAGACATTGAGGGTGGACGGAGGAGCAGTGAAAAATGATTTCCTGATGCAGTTCCAAAGCGATCTGCTCTCTGTACCCGTGGAGCGTCCTGAAGTAAATGAAACGACTGCACTTGGCGCGGCCTATTTAGCTGGACTTGCCGTCGGTTTCTGGGAAGACCGTAAAGAAATTTCCCAACAGTGGAACAAAGATAAACAATTTGAGCCGGAAATGGCAGAAGACACTCGTGAAGAGTTATACAGCGGCTGGAAAAAAGCAGTGAAAGCTGCAATGGCGTTTAAATAAACTTTTATTTCAATCAAGCATATGATACAATGACAACAAGTTAATATTTCGGTTAGAGAGTAAGAGAGACCAAGCACACATTGTGGACATATATCCATAATGTTTGTTTCGGTCTCTTTTTTTATGGTTATACAAGTATAGAGGGAGTAAAGACACTTTATTGATCTTAGGAGGAACAGACGATGACATTTTCAAGCACTGCAAGACAAGAAGTGAAACATACATTATCTCAAACTCAATTTGATTTAATCATTATCGGAGGAGGGATCACCGGCGCCGGAATCGCACTTGATGCATCCAAGCGGGGCATGAAGGTAGCCCTAGTGGAAATGCAGGATTTCGCAGCAGGAACCTCCAGCCGGTCAACAAAACTGGTACACGGGGGCCTGCGATACCTTAAGCAGTTCGAAGTGAAGATGGTGGCTGAAGTAGGGAAAGAACGGGAAATTGTGTATGAAAACGGTCCACACGTCACCACCCCGGAATGGATGTTGCTACCATTGCATAAAGGGGGCAGCTTCGGATCCTTCAGTACATCGATCGGATTGAAAGTGTATGACTATCTGGCAGGTGTCAAGAAAAGCGAAAGACGGTCAATGCTTTCTGCATCCGAGACCCTTTCAAAGGAACCCCTCGTGAAGAAGGAAGGCCTAAAAGGCGGAGGTTATTATGTAGAATACCGCACGGATGATGCCAGATTAACAATTGAAGTGATGAAAGAAGCAGTTGCCCACGGAGCAACGGTACTTAATTATACGAAATCACAACGTTTCCTATACAGTGATCGAAAAGTGGTAGGCATTGAAGCGGAAGATCTCGTATCAGGAGAAACGATTGAAATCCGCGGTTCAAAAATCGTCAATGCAGCAGGTCCTTGGGTGGATGATGTCCGGGGTAAGGATTACAGCACAAATGACAAACAGCTCCGGCTTACAAAAGGTGTCCATCTTGTGATAGATCAAAGCAAATTCCCGCTCAAGCAAGCTGTATATTTCGATACACCGGATGGCCGGATGGTATTTGCCATCCCCCGTGAAGGGAAAGCGTACGTTGGTACAACCGATACGGTCTTTGAACAAGATAAATCAGCGCCTCATATGACGTCTGAAGACAGGGAATATATCCTGAATGCGATCCATTATATGTTCCCGGAGGTTTCTGTTACGGCAGAAGATGTTGAATCAAGCTGGGCAGGTGTCAGACCGCTGATTTTTGAAAAAGGGAAAGATCCTTCCGAAATATCCCGTAAAGATGAAATATGGGAAGCGGAAAGCGGCCTCATCACCATTGCAGGCGGTAAACTGACCGGGTACCGGAAGATGGGGGAAACAGTCGTTGATCTTGTTTCAAAACGATTAAAAGAAGAGAATAAACAAAAATTCCCATCTTCATCCACCAAGTATATGCCGATCTCAGGCGGTCATGTTGGAGGCTCTGAAAATTTCCAGGCATTCATTGAGCAGAAGGCAGGAGAAGCTGTCCAGTACGGTCTGACGGAAGCAGAGGGCAGGAAGCTTGCATCCATGTATGGGTCAAATGTTGATCAGCTTTTCAAACTTGCACATGCCTATTCCGGGACCGGGGACGAAAAAGCGATCCCGGCAGCATTATATGCACAATTGATCTACTCCATCCAGGAAGAGATGGCCATGAGCCCTGTGGACTTCTTTATTAGACGTACAGGCGCCTTATTCTTTGACCGGGAATGGGTTGAAAAATGGAAGGAACCTGTGATTGTTACCATGTCTAAGTTATTAAAATGGACAGAGGATCAGGAACAACAATACAGAAAAGAATTGGAGAAAGAACTGGTGAATGCAGTCGTCCCGGTCGACCTTCAAGCATAATGGAGAAAACGGCAGAAGATAGTTTCTGTCGTTTTTTTATTTTCTCGAAGAAACGGAAGGATATGGTAAAATTAGAGAATGATTATACTGGAGGGGGTTGCTTATTGAAAAGTGTTTATCAAGATAAAAAAGGTTTACTACTCATCCTCATTACTCTTACATTCTTTTTGATGGTCGTTCTTTTTTATAGCGATGAAAGAAGAGCCAAGGTGACGAAGGAAAGTGAGATATCAGCGCACCTTGAGAAGGTGTTCCTGAATGAATTCAATGAAGAAATCCACATAAAAATGACAAAGAAAATCGATTATCAATACTTGATCCTCTATAAGAGTAAAGCTGGCATCGGGGTAGCCCAATATGAAAAAATGAAAAAAATCCCTCTCTATCAGTTAAAGCATATTGTTCATTCCCCTCAGCATGCTGTCGGTGCTGGTTCAATTGGTGAAAATGCCTTTTTTGTATACGGGGACAGGGAGAGTATAGGGGCAGATTTCTTTTCTTATAGAAGGGGAAATGAATCCAGGAAGGTCAGACTCCTGGCACAGAACTACTTTCTTCAAGTGGAAGACGGCGGGGAGCGGGGGCATGTTCCCTTGGTGAATTATTATCGGGAGGATGGAAAGATTGTCGCATCCACACCGGAGAAATGAGTACTATGCCTACAATTATACGATTGGATGAAATGGGACCTTATTGGGATAATACAGCCGTTTATCGACTGAGAGAACAGGATATTGCTTCTGAGTGGATTTGTAGATGGAATCAGCATCATGTACATTATGAAGTAGAAATTGACATGACTCCTCGTTTGAAAGGCCCGGCTTCAATGGGATGGAGCCGGGCCTTTTTTTGTATAGATTCAAATGGAGCATTCAGTATGCTGTGTTGATCGAGGACGTTTATGCAAGGCCTTAAGGGGAATGAAGGAAGAGAGAAGCTGGTTCATCATGGGAAGTCGGAAAATCCTCAGCTTTGCATGTTAACTGCAGCTCTGCAGAACCTGATCAAGCTTATAATAACCACCTTGTTATTGTGACTGTGCAAAGAGTATTCTAAAATATCAAATCCTTACCGAATTCTATATGAGAAAGAAGCGAAACGTGCTATCCTAGAATTGGAAAAATGTTTTACACTATACATATAAAGGAGAGAATAGAATGGTGAAACGTACTGGAGAAGTCGTGATGGGGATCATTGGCATTGTGTTTTCCGCATTATTTTCTATCGCGGGTATAGTCGTCAACGTGTTGATGGACGATCCTGAAGTCAAGAACGCAATGGAAGAAGAAATGGGTAACGACCCGAATATGCAGTCAGCAGGCATGACAACAGAGGAAATGAATGCAATGATAGATATGATTGGATCAATGGGACCATATCTTATCGTACTTGGCGTAATCGCTTCGATACTGGGCCTTGTTGCCGTCTTCACGATTGTGAAAAACAGAAAGCCTATACTGTCCGGGATCATGTTCATCCTTGCATCACTTGTCATCGGTATCGGGACATTCGGTGCTGGATTCATACCAGGCCTATTATTCCTGATCGCCGGCATCATGGCATTTGCCCGCAAGCCTAAAAAAGTTGAGACGGTTTATTAATAAGCAATTTCAGCTTGTCTTCACCTTGATTTCTGCTTGGATTTATACTATCTTAAAAGTAGAACAGAATTAAAAAACAGAAGACATTGGCGGCAACCGATGTCTCCTGCTACACAGCAAACTGCAAGGAAAGCAGTGGCCCAATAGAGAAAGGAATATAACTCTACCCTTTAACGTTCAGGCGCTTCATGAGGGTGGGGTTATTTCTTTTTTTCGTTTGAAATAACTATGGCAATGATGGAGACAATCAATGAGCCGAATGTGATCATCAGCGTCAGTGCCTCATACGTCGTCACTATAAGCACCACCTCCTTCTGTCAGGAAGTGGCCACTCCCACCCTACATTCACTGTATACACCAAATTATACCACATGCCAAGAAGGTTTCTTATAGGTAAGAGGTAGGATTCCGAGGCTCATGGGGGCAGCGGCAGCCTGTACGCAGGGATTGTTTTCAACTCTGCTCAAAATATGTTAGCATGGATATGCTCTTATGAAACGATTACATAACAACACGAATTCAAGGAGGAACATATGACGAAACAACGATTGGAAGTATTAAGAAGCTGGTTACAGGAAGAAAGCATCGATGCTGCCTTCATCAACTCCACTGAAAACGTATTTTATCTGACAAATTTTCATACAGATCCACATGAACGCCTTATGGGATTATTTGTATTCCCTGATGCAGATCCATTTGTCGTGGTACCTGGAATGGAGGCCCGGCAAGTGAAGGATGCTGGATGGGATTTTGAAGTGATTGGGTACTCCGATCATGAAAACCCATGGGATTTCATTCAGCAGGCGATTGAAGCTAAGGGCATCAAGGGAGCGAAAGTATGCTTTGAGAATGAAGTTGTCACTTACGGAAGGGCACAGAGCTTCTTAAGCAAGTTCGATTCTCCACAAGTGGTGAACGTCGAAGATAAGCTGAATGAAATGCGTGTTGTAAAGGACGAAACCGAGCTCGAAATCATGCGCCGAGCTGCCGAAATGGCCGATTATGGGGTTGAAGTGGGTGTAGCTGCCCTGGAAGAAGGCGTCACCGAAATGGAAGTCCTTGCGAAGATTGAGTATGAATTAAAGAAGAAGGGCATCCGGGAAATGTCTTTTTCTACGATGGTGCTCTTCGGAGAAAAAGCAGGTGATCCCCATGGTAATCCAGGTGATCGCAAGCTGAGAGCCGGTGACTTCGTACTATTTGACCTGGGGGTCGTACTCGAAGGCTATACATCCGACATTACGCGGACATTTGCGTATAAATCAGTTTCTGATAAACAAAAGGAAATTTACAATACAGTCCTTAAAGCGGAACTTGCTTCCCTCGAAGCAAGTAAGCCGGGTAACCGGATCGGTGACCTTGATCAAATCGCACGGGATATCATCACAGATGCAGGATATGGTGACTACTTCCCTCACCGGATCGGACACGGACTCGGAATCAACGTACATGAATTCCCTTCGATGAGCCACCTGAATGATGGCATCCTGAAAGAAGGAATGACCTATACAATCGAACCGGGTATCTATGTGCCTGAAATCGGAGGAGTGAGAATAGAAGATGACGTCCTGATCACGGCTGATGGTCACGTTACATTAACCAAGTTCCCGAAAGAGCTTCAAATCATCGGGTGAGGACGGTAAGCGAAACGCCTTGCCGTTAGTTTGTTGGGCAACAAGCAAGGTATGATCATCATAAAATCAATCACAGAAGGTGTTACAAATGAAATATATAATTTGTAACACCTTTTTTGTTTCATGCTAGGTACTTAGGTCAAAAGTATAGAACAAGAGTTCTGTGAAACGTGATATAATATAAGAAAAGTAGAACAGGAGAATGTTATGAAAGTTGTAATAGCAGAGAAACCCGACCAGGGAGCCACTCTTGCAAAACCGTTTTCCCACCGAAAGAGGCAAGGGTACATTGAAATCCATCCAAACGCCGTGTTTCCGAAAGGTGCATACATCACGTGGGCAGTCGGCCATCTTTTTCAACTTCAGGCACCTGAGAAATATGATAGTAAATGGAAGAAATGGACGCTGGAGGACCTTCCTCTCATCCCTCATAGATTTCAATATGAATTGCAGCGGGCAAAAGCCAAACAATTTTCGGTCATAAAAGAGCTTTTACATAAGAAAGAAGTCACAGAAATCATCCATGCCGGAGATGCCGGGCGTGAAGGGGAATTGATCATCCGGAATATCATTTCCATGAGCAAGGTACAAAAGCCGATGAAGAGATTGTGGATTTCATCCCTTACTGAAAAAAGCATCGTAGCAGGCTTCGAAGGTTTGCGGGAAGAAGCGGAAATGAGACCTCTTTATTTTGAAGCTTATTCACGGGCTTGTGCCGATTGGCTTGTCGGGATGAATGCCTCCCGTGTATACAGTATCCTGCTTAAACAACAGGGCATGTCGGATGTGTTTTCGGCCGGCAGGGTACAGACCCCGACGCTTGCGCTCATTGTAAAAAGGGATGAAGAAATCGACCGTTTCAAGAGCGAGCCTTTTTGGGAAGTGAAGGCAAGCTTTAAAATGGATGATCATATTTATGAAGGAACGTGGGAAAAGGACGGAGAGAGCAGAATCAATTCCCGGGAACTTGCCGAAAAGATCGCCTCATTCTGTGAAAGCAAGCCTGCCGGGGTTGCAGAAATGAAAACCGAGCGAAAAGAATTTGCACCACCATTGCTGTTCAACCTTTCCGCCCTTCAATCGACCATAAATAAAATGTATAAGTTTTCCCCGAAGAAAACCTTGGATACCCTCCAAAAGCTTTATCAAAAAGGAATTGTATCCTATCCAAGGTCAGATTCACAATATGTGACGAAGGGGGAAGCAGAAACTTTTCCGGAAATTCTCGGAAAGCTGAAAGAATTCAGCCCATACAACAAGTGGATCCCAACCCCGAATGAAAGCTTGATGAATAATAAAAGGTTTGTGAATGATGCGAAGGTTTCAGATCACTATGCGATCATACCGACCGAGCAGGTGACGGATCCTGCCTCATTATCACCTGATGAAAAGAAAATCTATGACGTAGTCGTAAAACGATTCATCGCTGCCCATCATGATAAAGCGGTGATCAATTATACGACGATCAAGACCCTTGTCGACGGACGGGCTGAATTTATTTCCAAAGGGAAGCAGATTCTGCAGGAAGGCTGGAGACAGGTTCTTATCCAGACGGATGAAAAAGAAGACGAACCGTTACTCCCGCCGGTAAAAGAAAATGATTCCGGAATCGTAAAGAAGATTGATATCAAGGAAGGCAAGACACAGCCCCCGAAACGATATACGGAAGGACAGCTTATCACCTTGATGAAAACCGCCGGGAAATACATGGACAATGATGAATTAGAGAAAGTATTGAAGAAAACAGAAGGTCTCGGGACCGAAGCGACCAGGGCAGGAATCATCACAATGCTCAAGGACCGGCAATATATTGATATCCAAAAAAATATCGTATACCCGACAGACAAAGCGAAGGTTCTCATCAGGGCGATAGGGGATAATGTCCTTGCATCTGCCGAGATGACGGCAAAATGGGAACAGCGCCTGCAGAAAATAGGGAAGGGACAAGCTTCAGCCCCGGATTTCATGGAAAAAGTAAAAGTGTTAAATGAAAGACTGGTAGCGAGCGCCCTGGAAGAATCCAAGACCTGGAGTTTCTCAGACCTTGATACAGGATCCATCCAGAGACCTGCGGGTAAGAAAGGGAAAAGAGCATCCAAAACGAGCCTTGGTGCATGCCTGAAGTGCGGTGGCAAGGTGATTGACAAAGGGAAGTTCTATGGTTGCGCCAATTACCAAAAATCGAAATGCAGCTTTACGATATCCAAAACCATACTTCAAAAAAGGATCACCCAGGCAGTCGTGAAAAAAGTCTTATCAGAAGGAAAATCCGATCGGATTGATGGATTCAAGAAGGGTGAGAAAGAATTTTCAGCGTACCTCAGCTGGGATCGCACGCAGCAAAAAATTCAGTTTCAATTCGATCTGGTATAACATTATCTTAAGGTGGTGCTCTCCATGTTAGCAGGAAGTGTGTTCAAGGGTGTTTTTTATCAATCCAGGGTTCCTCAATTGATCATGACGACAGATGAAAAACAAATCATGTATAATCCTGCTTTCATAAAGTTTCTCGGCTATTCCGAAGAGGATTGGACAACTAAGACATTACAGGATATTTCACACATACAGGATTACGCCGTCAACAAAGATTACCTGCAGCAGCTCGTGAACGGTGACCGGGAAGAATATCAGCTTGAAAAGAGATATATTTGTCAGGACGGCTCAATCAAAACAGGAGATTTGCATGTCTCCCTCATCCAGGACAAAGGGATTCCTTACATCTTGGTCCAGGTCATTGATATTACGGAGAAGAAGCAAGTGGAAATGAAGAAACAGCAAAGCGAAGATAGATACCGGCTCCTGGCAGAAAATTCTTCGGATGTGATCAATCTTCACGACCATGATGGACATTATGTTTACTTATCGCCATCCATTCATTCGACCCTCGGTTTCCACCCCGATGAATTGATCGGTAAACACCCGAATGAGTTCATCCATCCAGATGATGTACCACTTACTGAAGAGTGGTTCAATCAGATGAAAAATGACAATATACCTGTGGTGATGACTTATCGGGCAAGACGTAAATCAGGGGAATACTGCTGGTTTGAAAGTGTAGTGAAGGCGGTCGTAGACCATCAGACGGATCAAGTTGCCAACATTGTATCCGTTTCAAGGAACATTGATGAAAGACTGAAAGTGGAGGATCAAATCAAGAAGTCCGAAAAATTAGCTTTGCTTGGTCAAATGGCAGCTGCCGTTGCCCATGAAATACGGAATCCCCTTACACCAATCAAAGGCTTTCTTCAATTATGCAACGATAAGAAGCAATATAATGAAGAATATGTACGTGTGGTCATAAATGAAATCAGCAGAGTTGAAAGCATCATCACTGATTTTCTGCATCTTTCTAAACCGCACGAAGGGTTGAATGAATGTGTGGATATCAGGGAATTGGTGAAGGAAGTCCTGACAATTCTCGATTCCGATATTTCCTCGAAGGGAGGGAATATCCATTTACCTGATGTTTCTTCACACACAGCCGTCTTGGGAAGTACAAATGGGCTGAAGCAGGTCCTTTTTAATATTCTGCAGAATGCGCTGGATGCTGTCGAACACGGGGGTAGCATTTCCATTAATTTTGAATGGGAGTCATCCTTCCTTCATACCATCATTAAAGATGACGGCTGTGGGGTCCCGGAAGCCATCATGCCTCACCTTGGAGAACCTTTCTATTCTACGAAGGAAAAAGGAACAGGCCTCGGCTTGCTTATTTCCCATAAAATCATTGAAAATCATGGAGGTCGTATTTCATATCTATCAAAGACCGGATCTGGTACGGAAGTGAGGATCAAACTTCCTTTATATGAAGAATACTCTCCTTCAACAAGAATCCAACAAAAGAGCTGACGGAATCCGTCAGCTCTTTTGTTGAATTTCTTTAACCTGCTTGTCATACGAAAAAAATGATCAGTGGAAGTTTAAATCTGCTCCAAGTGGATAAACACTTAAATAGTAAAGAGTGTTTCATAATTGGAGGGTTAAGATTGAAGAAGATATTAATGGTTTTAACAAATGCTAGTAAAATCGATGATGAACACGAAACGGGATTATGGTTATCAGAGTTCGCCGAACCGTATGAAGAATTTAAGAATCAGGGGTTTGAAGTGGATGTGGCAAGCCTGAAAGGAGGGCGCATCCCTCTAGATCCGAACAGCCTTGATGACGAGTTGACGGAAAAATGGAAAGGAATTACGAAGGAACTTGACCAGACAATGGTCCTTTCTCAATTGAACTGTCATGAATATGCAGGCATTTTCCTTCCCGGAGGACATGGAACAATGTTCGATCTGCCTGACAGTCCGGAGCTTCAGAAAGCTTTGGCCCACTTCGCAGAGAACAATAAGGCGATCGGAGCGGTTTGCCACGGTCCTGCAGGATTTGTCGGCACCAAGCTGTCGGATGGGAAGTGGCTGGTTGAAGGGAAGTCTATGACGGGTTTCACTAATGAGGAAGAACAGCAAACAGGCCTTGATTCATTAATGCCATTCTTGTTAGAAACCAAATTAAGGGAGCAGGGCGCTCAGTTCGAGAAATCCTCTGCCTGGGCTGACCATGTCGTGACCGACGGGAAATTTGTGACCGGGCAGAATCCCCAATCCAGTCAATCAACAGCAGAAGCATTTGTGAAAGTCGTATAAACAGACATCAAGTGATGCATGAGCATGGGGTGATTCCTGTGCTCTTTTTATTTTACCACGCTCCTGCAATGATTATGTTAAAATCGGATGAAGGATATTTGAGAGGAGATACATATGCAAGCCATGCGAATTCTCATGCAAATTGCCATTCTGTGTTTATTCTATGAATGTGGTAAATGGATTTCAGCCTACTTCCATTTACCGATTCCAGGCAGTATCATCGGCATGCTGCTATTATTTTTATTATTATTGACCGGAGTGATAAAAGAACGGGTATTGATGGACGGAGCAGGTTTTTTTCTCAGACATTTTTCATTCTTTTTTCTGCCTTTGTCTGTCAGTGCGATTGTACTTGGTTCATATTTCAAAGAATTTGGATGGAAATTGCTGATCATCCTGATTGTCAGCGGGTTGGTCGGGTTTGTGGCAACTGCTGTTTCAGCTGATCGCGTTGTGAAAGGGAAGGAGGATAAGAGCCATGGTTCATCTCATTAGTTCTTTACTCGCCCTGTCCATCACATTCCTGTATTTTCTCTTTGCGGTGAAGATCCATCGGATGTGGCCGAATCCCTTCACAATCCCGATTTTTATCAGTACCATTCTGCTGATCATCACACTCCTCGCGGTGGATATGCCCTATAGCAGATATGGGGAGCTTACTTCAGCCATCACCTACCTACTGGGGCCGGCGACAGTAGCGCTTGCTTACCCTTTATATCAGCACCGGAAACTGATGGCTGAAAACCTGATGCCGATTATGGTCGGGATATTGGTCGGAAGCGGTATATCGATGGGGCTGACCTATTATCTCTGTCTGTGGCTGGGTATTCCAACAGAGTGGGGAAGGTCTCTATTAATCAAAACGATTACCACTCCAGTCGCAGTTGATATCGGAGGAGTGATTGGTGCCAAGATTGAAGTCATTCCAACGGTTGTCATCGTGACAGGGATGATCGGTGCCATGACGATCCCGTTCATTTTGCGCATAATCGGGATCCGTCATCCTATTTCCCGGGGGCTTCCGTTCGGTGTCATTTCCCATGGGGTCGGTACAGCACAGGCCATCAAGGAAGGAGAGAGGGAAGGTGCTGTAAGCGGTGCAGCTATGGCGCTTACAGCTACGATCATGTCTTTTATCATTCCAATCATTTTTCTGTTGGTTTGATACCTTGTTATGAGGAGAAACTATAGGTAACGCACCTCTTGCACTGAAAGGAGATCAGACCAACATGAAACGATTCCTTATGGCTATTCGAAAAGGGGTATGGATCGTACCTGCCATCTACAGTGTAGGTTCATTGGCTTTGGCGATTGTCACTGTTTCGCTGGATACTTACTGGATACATAAGCTTGAACCGTTCCTGCCGGTCATGATGCTGACGAGCATCGACCTCGCCCAAACGGTACTCAGCGCGATAGCGTCATCGCTGCTAACGATGACGACGTTCACATTTTCAACTGTGATGGTTGTATTGACCACCTACTCATCACAGTTTTCACCAAGGACACTTCAAAATTTCGTCAGGGACAAAACCACGATGAGGGGACTAGGTATATTCCTCGGAGGTTTCATCTATTCAATCGTTTCTCTGCTGTTTATGAGGCAGAGCCTGGAAGAACACCTTGTATCCTCTGCATTTATTGGCGTTCTATATGCTGTCATTTGTTTAGCGTTTTTTGCCTATTTCATCCACCATATTGCGACATCCATCCAAATCAGCAGGTTAATAGAGCGCCTGGAGGGAGAAGCCTCTAAGGTAATCGATTATTACCGGGGGATGCAGGAGAAGCA
The nucleotide sequence above comes from Bacillus sp. KH172YL63. Encoded proteins:
- a CDS encoding type 1 glutamine amidotransferase domain-containing protein; this encodes MKKILMVLTNASKIDDEHETGLWLSEFAEPYEEFKNQGFEVDVASLKGGRIPLDPNSLDDELTEKWKGITKELDQTMVLSQLNCHEYAGIFLPGGHGTMFDLPDSPELQKALAHFAENNKAIGAVCHGPAGFVGTKLSDGKWLVEGKSMTGFTNEEEQQTGLDSLMPFLLETKLREQGAQFEKSSAWADHVVTDGKFVTGQNPQSSQSTAEAFVKVV
- a CDS encoding CidA/LrgA family protein, with protein sequence MQAMRILMQIAILCLFYECGKWISAYFHLPIPGSIIGMLLLFLLLLTGVIKERVLMDGAGFFLRHFSFFFLPLSVSAIVLGSYFKEFGWKLLIILIVSGLVGFVATAVSADRVVKGKEDKSHGSSH
- a CDS encoding LrgB family protein, whose protein sequence is MVHLISSLLALSITFLYFLFAVKIHRMWPNPFTIPIFISTILLIITLLAVDMPYSRYGELTSAITYLLGPATVALAYPLYQHRKLMAENLMPIMVGILVGSGISMGLTYYLCLWLGIPTEWGRSLLIKTITTPVAVDIGGVIGAKIEVIPTVVIVTGMIGAMTIPFILRIIGIRHPISRGLPFGVISHGVGTAQAIKEGEREGAVSGAAMALTATIMSFIIPIIFLLV